The Halostagnicola larsenii XH-48 region GCCGTCGTGGTGGCTCTGTTCGGACTCTACCGCATCGTCATCGTCAAAATCCGCGTCAACCTCTTGCTGTTCGGATTCGTCGTAGCTTCCGAATCCCATACAGTGTCTCATACGACCCGGGGCATCAAAAGTTTCGTGGGTCAGACGCCTATCAGTTTTCGTGAATATCGACGCCAGTATTATACCGACGGCTCCCAAGAAATCGCCTATGGAGGTCCATCACGTCACCGAGGATGCCGAGACGTTCACCTGCAACGCCTTTCTCGTTCGTGGCGACCGAACGACACTTGTCGACGCGGGCGCGTGGGAGGGCGTCGTCGACGAGGTGCGATCCCACCTCGAGGGCGAATCCCTCGACGACATCGTTCTGACGCACCAGCACGGTGACCACGTCGCGGAACTCGAGGCCGTTTGCGACGCCTTCGACCCCGACGTATACGCGTACGCGGCCCATTCGCTTCGAACGCACGAGATCGACGACGGCGACGCGGTTCGGATCGGCGACGAATCCTTCGAGGTCGTCTACACGCCCGGCCACGCCGACGATCACGTCTCTCTGGTCTCGGAGACGACGCTGTTTTCGGGCGACGTGGTCGTCCACGACGACGGCGCGTTCGACTACGGGAGCTTCGGCCGGACCGACATGGCCGGCCAGTCCCGCGAGCGGCTCATCGAGAGCCTCGAGGAACTGCTCTCGCGTCTGTCTAACTCTGTCAAACACATGTACGCGGGCCACGGCGGCGTCTTCCACGGCGACGTCACGGACGTGGTCGAGACGGCGCTCGAGCGAGCCGAAAAACGCGAGCCGAAGTACCCAGACGAGTGAGCGGGTGATCTCGAGGATCGTCGATCCCTGCGACCGAACCAGTCGCTCGAGAATCGTCGAGTCGAAATCGAGTGAGAAAACCGCCGATTATGCCGCGCGCGCTTCCTTGGCTTTCGGGCGGAGCTTCTTGTAGCCGCACTTGCGACAGCGGTTCGCCCCTTTCGAGTTGCGAGCGTTACAGCGCATGCAGATCATCTTCTCGAGCATTCGTTTTTCCGCAGCGTCGAAACTGGCCATGCAGGTGGGTTGGCCGGTGGCGCATATAATGGCTGCGGTCCGTACTGACGGTCGTTTTCAGGGGGTCCGACGGGAACCAGTGCGTCGCCCTCACTCGTCGGCCAGGTAGTCGTCCTGCACGGCGACGATATCGCTCGAGTCCGTACACGCGGCGTACCGATCGAGCGGTTCCTCGTTGAGCGTCAGGAAGGTCTCGCCCCAGCGGAACGGCTCGAGGAGGTCCGCGGCCGCCTCGGCTTCTCCGAAGATGCGCAGCGCCCCGGCGAGCGCTTCGACGGTCGTCAGTTGGAAGGGGCGGCCGTAGTTGATAGGGTTGGCGGCGACGAGAAAGGGCAGCGCGCGGTGGACGCCGTTCATCGAGAACGACGCCTCCTCGGCGGACTCCCACGAGCAATCCAGAGCGACGAGCGTTCCGAGGCCGTCCTCGGCGTCCGCGGGCGAGAGCGCCTGCTCCGCGTGGGGATTGAGGACGACCCCGTAGGGTACCTGTCGCATCGACCGATGGAGGATCGCCCGGTCGAACTTCTCGAGGCGACGGGCGGTGCACTTGTCGGGGTCGTCGTCGCCTTCGTAGTAGACGTGACACTCCACACCCGGTGTAGGCGGGGCCGGGAGAAAAATCGTGTGACTCGAGCAAACCCGCCGACTCACACCGTCGACGAATCGGAAGGCGACTTGTGGATCGTCTCCCCGCGATTCAGCCGGGCAGCGATCGTGAACGTCTGTTCGGCCTCCCGGCGAGTCGGAAAGTGTGCCGCCAGATACCGTGCCGTCGCGATCAGGGGGACCCATCGGCGGTCCGCGTCTTCACCTCGCTCTCGAGCCAGTTCGAACTGCTCGAATGCGGCCTCGAGGTTCTGGAGCGTGTGGAACCCGGCGTCTTCGCGCAGGAGGCCGTGGCCCAGCGTTCGCTTCAGTTCGTCCGCGTCGCCGTCGCAGGCGACGAACTCGGCCACGAGACGACCGGCCCGGTCGACCTCGCCCTCGGCGTCGAACGTCTCGAGGAGGTCCTCGAGAATTGCGTCGGGGTCGCGTCCAGTCTCATTTTCCTCGGGGTCGGGGATCGGGGCTGGCGGCGTGTTGAGGAATCGATCGAGGTAGACGTTGATCGCGACGTCGAAGACGGCCCGGTAGAGTTCGATCGCATCGGTCCGGCGGGTCGACTGGTGGACCGCGTTGGCGTAGGTGAACGTGTGGTGGACGGTGTTCCAGTCGGAGAACTCGTTCGCCGTCCCGAACTGCGCGACGCGGGTCGCGGCCGCGTGAACGACTTCGGCGGCGAGCGCTTCGGTCGTCGCCCCCGCGCGGACGGCGTCGGCCAGGGCGTCTACGATCGCCTCCGGATCGTCCCCGAGCAGCGTCGGCTGAAAGTCCTCGGGCGGCGACCACGACGAACCCGTTCCGCCTCCCGCGCTCGCCAGTGTCTCGAGCCCGCTCGTCTCGGTCACGTCGCCGCCGTAGACCTCCTCGAGCAGCGCCACGAGATCGACCGGCTGTCGCCACGACGACCGCTCGTCGCTTCGGGAGGCCGTCGCGAGCGGTTCGACCAGACTCGCGAGCGTCGTCGGGGCGTGCTCCCAGCCGACGTGCTCGAGCGTTTCGAAGGCCTTGTTCGCGAAATCGAGCACGTGCCCGGTCGAGAGATAGGGATGGTCCGTGGCGGCCGCGAAAACCAGTTCCGCGACCGCCGCCTCGTCGTACCCGGCGGCGACCGCCGTGCGCAGACACCGCTCCGCGCCGTCTGCGTCCCGCACTTCGATACACTCGCGGAACCAGGATTTCAGCCGCTCGAGGGAGACATCCGTCGTCGAGAACGCGGGCTGGGAAACGGTCGGCGGTTCGCCGTCGCAGTCGATCGCGACGTGGCGAACACCGGTATAGAGCGCCCGCTTTCGGTCTTCGGACGCTACGTCATCCATCACGTTCGCCATGCAACCGAGGATGGTCAGGCCGGAACTCCAGCCAGCCTCGCGATACTGGGTTCCGAACTCGAGAGTTCGTTCGACCGGCGAGCGGTAGTCCACGCCCGCGTCGAGCAGTCCGATCGTCGATTTGGCGAGGACGAGTCGCAGGTTCTCCGCGAGGCCCGCCTCGAGGCGGTCGGCCCAGTGTTCGTCGGGTGGCTTCTCTCGCTCCGGCGTCGGATCGACGTAGACCGTGCCGTCTCGGACCTCGACGGGATACGTCTGTACGTCGTCGGCCCACGGATCGAACGTATCGCCACACGAGAGTTCGAATCGCGCGTGGTGCCAGTGGCAGGTGAGGATGCCGTCGTCGACGGTGCCTTCGGCGAGCGGAAATCCCATGTGGGGACAGCGGTTGTCGACCGCGCGTATCTCCCCTTCGTGGGCGAAGACCGCGAGCGCTTTCCCGCCGCGGGAGATCAGGGTTCGGCCCTCCGCCTCGAGTTCCTCGAGCGACGCGACTTCGAACAGGTCGTCGGAGCTGGTAGCCATGCAACGGTCTACCACGGCATCGGTGAAAACCGTTCCCTGCACCGCGTTCGTGGCTTCGAACCGCTCGAGAACGAGCGACGTCCGAGACGCCGGTGCTTTTCACCCGCGGGGTCGAATCTCGACGCACCCATGGACGGAGACGCCCTCGTGAGACGCTACTACGACGCGCTCGACGACCACGAGTACGAGACGCTCGAGGGGCTACTGGACCCCGGTTTCGTCCAGCAACGACCGGACCGAACCTTCGAGAGCCGCGAGGCGTTCGTCCAGTTCATGCGCGAGAAACGGCCGAACCCCGACACCAGCCATGACCTCGTGGAACTGGTCGTCGACGACGACCGCGGTCGAATCGCCGCTCGAGGGCGGGTGCTCGAGGGCGAACAGGAATTATTCGAGTTCGCGGATTTCTTTGAGTTAGTGGGCGACTCGATCGTTCGGTTGGAAACGTACAGCCGATAAACGAAGAAAAGGACAGTTTCCCGTCCACCTCCAGCAGGGCGATTAGGGAGGATATCTCGAGGGACATGTGTAGACGAGGACATGATGGTTTTTAGAATGGTTTAAGATCTATTGATTCTTGATACATATCATGACGGAACAATCGGCCGGCTATGTCGGGACGCAAGACGACGTAATTCTCGGTAGGGTCGGTGCGTTCGTACTTGATTATATCCTCTCGCTCATTCTTGGAATGATTCTGGGATTTGGATTAGCGATCGCCCTCGATTCGGTCGCGGGTGTGTATCTCGGCATGCCTATCGGACTGCTCGGATACTATATTCTTCTCGAAGGGGCGACCGGGCAGACGCTTGGAAAACGTCTCGCCGGTGTTATCGTCGTCAGTCGCGATGGAAGTTCGATTACCTTTCGCCAGGCGCTCGTTCGTAATCTCCTTCGAATCGTCGATGGGATTTTGAGCTACGCGGTTGGGCTCGTCGTCATGCTCGTTAGCGACGACCGACAACGCGTCGGGGACCACGCTGCTAATACTCTCGTCGTTCGTTCGAAGCGGTAACGACTACCATTAGCGCATACCGCACGTGGTTTGAGAGGAAACTAGCAGGTTGGTACGGAAACATCCGAACCGGCCCATCGAAGAATACCGATTCACTCAGACACGTGTCAGGGCTGCTCGATAGTGGTATCCGTTATTGCTTCGTCTGATGTCGGACAGTTCCCAGCCCGTGCCGATCGTTGCGTCTCGCAATCGGGCTGGGCTAAACAAACGGAACAAGAGCGTCTTACCGACGGCGCCTTCGTACTCGCAGTGGAAGAGACGGTAGGCAAGCCCTCGCGTGGGGTCGTCTCGATAGCCAAATAACTCACCAGCGTCCTCGTGCTCGGGGTCGTGGAAGTCGATAACTGCAGTAGCGTTTGGTTTCGTGATAACGGCGAGGTCGCCGAGAAAACGCCTGAGTCCTTGCATCGATCCGGCGAGTTCGACCTGCGTCCCTTTGGCGTGGACCGACGCGAACTGGTTTCGCTCGAAAGAATCCGGGAGGGAGAACATATCCGCTTGCACCGCGTTCTCGACACCCCGGTCTCGCATCGTTTTGACGAGGAGATTGCTGATTTCGATCGCGACCGTCTCATACTGTTCTTGCCAGTAGAGCGCCTCAGATCCGACGCCTGCCCCCATATCGAGAAGTGGCCCGTCGAGCCAGGAATCGACCCACTGTTGCTTGTCACTCTCGCCTGTCACGGCTCCAAAGTAGAATTCTTCGATAGGGTGAACACGAGTTGCGGAGCCATTTCTATCTACGAGCGGTTCATTCCGTTCCCCCAGGTAGTGATCTCGGATCGCTCGTCCAAATAGGTCAGCAGTCACCATACGTGCTAACATACCTCAATTATAATAAACTCATAATGACAGCGAGTCACAGGCAACCGGCCTCTTTTCGAGCATCGAATAGGCAACGTATAGTAGCTGCTTTCAGGCCGAACAGTTGTTCGGCCCCAACTCGAGTTCGAGTCGATCCTCCGACTCGAGTTCCTCCGATATACCCCGATTGTGGCCGATGATCTCTTCGTAGTTCGAAGGCTTTTCGCCGGCGTCGGCCATCCGGTCGACGAACGCGTCTTCCTCGAGGTCGAGGATGTCGATTCCGGTTCGGGCGTCTCCAATCGTCGTTTCGATCGGCTCGCCCGGCGAGCCGTGGTCGAACTCGCCGTCTGCGGTGACGGTGACGTGGCCCGGACAGACCACGATCGATTCGGGTTCGGCGAGCACGGTGCGGTGGAGGCTTTCGTAGAGCATTCGGGCTCCCGTCTCGCCCTCGTCCTCGTTGAACTCGAGTTCCGTCCGCCCCGTCGAGTCGACGTGGAGCGTATCCGCGGTCAACAGTGCCCGGTCGTCGATCAGTATCGAGAGCATCTCGCTCGTGTGGCCCGGCGTCTCGAGCGCCTTCAGGCCGAGCGTGCCGACCTCGAGGACTTCGTTTCGCTCGAGCGGCGTGTACTCGACTTCGACGCCGCGGTCGGCGACGCGCTCGCCGAGGTAGTACGGTACCTCGAGTCGATCCGCGAGTTCGGGTCCGCCGGAGACGTGATCGGCGTGGACGTGCGTATCGATGACGCCGACGATCGAGAGCCCCGCTTCCTCGGCGGCGACCGCGAACTCGTCGGTGTCCGCGGTCGGATCGACGACGACGGCGTCTCCCGTTTCGGGACAGCCGACGAGATACGAGAGACACCCCTTGGCTCGTCGCTGCACCTGCACGAGTTCGACGGAGTCGCCGGCGGAAACCCGCGCCCGGTCGTAGACGCGACTCCAGCCTTTCATCCCGCCCTCGATGGCGGCGACCTCGTACTCGTCGGTAGCGGACTCGAGTTGGGTCGCGAGGTTGCCCGACGAGATTCCCTTCGCGCAGACGGTGAGAACGCGTTCGGTCCCGTCGACGACGCCTTCGAGTTCCTCGAGACGGCCGTCGAGGTCCTCCTCCGGGCCGAACGGGAAGTTGATCGCGCCGGCGACGTGCCACGACTCGAAGCTCTCCTCGGGACGCGTATCCAGGAGTACGTACTCCTCGTCGCCGTCCTGTAGCTCCGCGAGTCGGTCGGCCGAGAGCGTAGTGACCATGTACCGTTCTAGGGGCTCACGGCCCTAAAGGCCGCCCGGCGAGTGCAGCCTCTCAGTGCGCACGAGAAAAGCAGCGTCCGGCCTCGAACGAGAAAAACGAAAGCGCGTGTGACCGTCGGAAGCCGCGATTACTCGAGGTCGAAGCGGTCGGCCGCCATCACGCCGTGCCACGCGTCGACGAAGTCGGAGACGAGTTTTGCCTCGCCGTCTTCGGCGCCGTAGACCTCGGCGATGGCGCGGAGGCGGGAGTTCGAGCCGAAGATGAGGTCGACGCGCGTGCCCGTCCACGCGACCTCGCCGGTCTCGCGGTCGCGCAGTTCGAAGACCTCGCAGTCCTCGGAGACCGGCTCCCACTCGTAGTCCATCGAGAGGACGGTCTCGAAGAAGTCGTTGGTCAGGGTTCCCGGCTCGTCGGTGAAGACGCCGTGGTCGGAGTAGGTGGCGCCGAGGGCGCGCATGCCGCCGACCAGCGCGGTCATCTCGTCGGGCGTCAGGTCGAGCAGGTCCGCCTTGTCGACCAGTTCATCTTCGGCCGAGTTTCGGGCTTCGTCGCTCAGGTAGTTACGGAAGCCATCCGCGTCCGGCTTCAGGGCCTCGAAGGACTCCACGTCCGTCTGGGCCTCCGTGGCGTCGGTGCGGCCGGGCTCGAACGGCACCTCGACGTCGTAGCCGGCGTCGCTCGCCGCCTGCTCGACGGCCGCGTTCCCGCCGAGGACGATCAGGTCAGCCAGCGAGACGCGCACGTCGTCCGACCGCGAGTCGTTGAACTCGGTCTGGATCTCCTCGAGCGTCGAGAGGACCGTCTCGAGTTCGTCCGGTTCGTTGACCTCCCAGCTACGCTGCGGTTCGAGGCGAATACGCGCGCCGTTGGCGCCGCCGCGCTTGTCGCTGTCGCGGTAGGTCGAGGCCGCCGCCCACGCGGTCTTGACGAGTTGCGTGCGGGTGAGATCTGCGGCGAGGACGCGCTCTTTGAGGTCGTCGATCTCGGCGTCGCCGATCAGGTCGTAGTCGGCGTCCGGAAGCGGATCCTGCCAGATGAGTTCCTCGTCCGGGACCTCGGGACCGAGGAATCGCTCGGAGGGGCCCATGTCACGGTGGATCAGCTTGTACCACGCCTTCGCGAAGGTCCGCTGGAACGCGGCCGGGTCCTCCTGGAAGTGCTCTAAGACCTCGCGGAAGTCGGGATCGCGCTTCAGCGCGATGTCCGTCGTGAGCATCATCACGTCCTCTTTCGCCGACGGCTCTTCGACGCCGGGGGCGGATTCGTCGAGTTCGCCGTTCTGCGTGGTCCACTGCCAGGCGCCGCCCGGTCCCTTCTCGGGCCACCACGTGTAATCGAGCAGCGAGTCCACATAGCCCATGTCCCACTGGGTCGGCGTGGTGTTCCACGGCCCCTCGATACCGCCGGTGATCGTGTCGGCTCCCTTTCCGGAACCGTACTCGTTCTTCCAGCCCAGACCCTGTTCCTCGATCGGCGCCGCTTCGGGCTCGAGACCGACGTGTTCGTCGGCCTCGGCGGCGCCGTGAACTTTCCCGAACGTGTGCCCGCCGGCGATGAGCGCGACCGTCTCCTCGTCGCTCATCGCCATGTGGCTGAACGTCTGGCGGATGTTCTTCGCGGACGCGTCGGGGTCGGGTTCGCCGTTCGGCCCCTCGGGGTTCACGTAGATGAGGCCCATCACGGTGTTACCGAGCGGGTCCCGAAGGGCACCGTCCTCGTCGAAGCGCTCGGGAGAGGCGCCCTCCATCTCGTCTTCCGGACCCCAGTCGACGGCATCGTCGGGTGCGTAATCGTCCTCGCGACCGCCGGCGAAGCCGTACGTCTCGAAGCCCATCGACTCGAGTGCGACGTTGCCCGCCAGAACGATCAGGTCCGCCCACGAGAGCTTCTGGCCGTACTTCTGCTTGACGGGCCAGAGGAGACGACGGGCCTTGTCGAGGTTCGCGTTGTCCGGCCAACTGTTGAGGGGAGCCAGACGCTGCCGCCCGCCGGAGGCGCCGCCGCGACCGTCGCTCGTCCGGTAGGTACCGGCGCTGTGCCAAGCCATTCGGATAAACAGCGGCCCGTAGTGGCCGTAGTCGGCGGGCCACCACTCCTGCGAGTCCGTCATCAGCTCCTCGAGGTCCGCCTTGACGGCCTCGTAGTCGAGTTTCTCGAACGCCTCGGCGTAGTCGAACGCCTCGCCCATCGGGTCCGTCTGCTGTGCGTTCTGATCGAGGATGTCCAGATTCAGCGCATCTGGCCACCAGTCTCGGTCTGATTCTTGCATCATCGGGTGATTGTTACTTTGCCCTATTAAGATTGTCTAATTCGGTAACGAACTCTTCTGTTCGACCCAATTGATCTTTTCGATTTGTGAAATCATGTCAGTATCAGGTTCATAGAAGAGATCCTGTATAATCGCGAGAGCGATGGGATAGTGGGATCTGAGTGGACACTGACGCCTTCCTCAGCCGGAGTGGAGGCGAGACAATACTGGGCGCCTACTGCGGTCCGTACAGCGAATTCGGTTGACGAATCGATAGTTTTTGTTTTCGATCTCCCATACCGAATTCGGACACCGCTGCTCGAATCGGCTCAAGGAAGCAAATTCCCACCTCAGTCGTGCGGAGAGCGACGGCGATTCGAAGCTGACGAGTACGGCGACCAAACGTCCGATAACCGCTTCGAACCGCATGGTTATTCGGGCCGGAACGGGTCCGAATACCGAACCAGTAAAGGCGAGCGCACTCGTCGTCGAGCACATGACGACGACGCTCGGAACGGCGAGCGCGGAGCCCGGCGAGATCGACACGGGTCGTCTCGAGGTCGGCGAAACCCGAGACGGGAGCCCGTTCGGACTACCGGTCGCCGTGGTAAACGGCGCGGGAACCGGGAAAACGCTGTACATGCAGGCCGCAAGCGACGGCGACGAGTTGAACGGTGTCGGTGTCCTCACGCGGGTCGTTCCGCGGCTCGATCCCGCCGAAATTTCGGGAACGATCCTCATCGTCGGAATCGTCAACTACCACGCGTTTCAGGTCGCCGAACATCGAAACCCGATCGACGATACGAAGATGAACCGCGCCTATCCCGGCTCCGAGAACGGAACCTCGAGCGAGCGGATCGCCCACGCGACGTTCGACGTGGCCAAGCGGGCGGACGTTATTCTGGACCTCCATCAGGGATCGACCAGTCGGATGATCGATGAGGTCCGAGTTCGCTGTGGCAAGCGCCACCGGATGCACGAGGAGTGTCTCGAGCTCGCGAAGGCCTTCGGCTGTGGCTACGTGCTCGACCAGAAAGGACCCGACGGACAGCTCGCTCGAGCCGCCCCCGACGAGGGAATTCCGACCGTCGACCCGGAACTCGGAGGCTGTGTCGGCTGGGACGAAACCAGCGTCCAGAAGGGAACCGAGGGCGTCTTCAACGTCCTTCGGTACTACGACTTCCTCTCCGAAAGCCACGACCTGAACCGGCAGATTCGCGCGAGCAGCTTCGAACAGTACGGCTCGCCCGTCGGCGGAGTGGTCACGATCGAGAAGGAACTCGGCCAGCAGGTTCGGGCCGGCGAGACGCTGTTCGAAGTCACGACCGTCTTCGGCGAGACCAAAGCCGAGATCACCGCCGACAGCGACGGCGTGCTCTGGCGAGCGCGTCGGCTTCCGCAGGTCGCGACCGGGGAATACGTCTGCTCGGTCGGAACCGACGTCGACTCCTACTGACCATGACTGCCGATCTACTCTGTCCCGACTGCGAGACCGTTTACGAAGCGGGTCCAGACGAACCTTGGCGCTGTGACTGCGGGCACGCTCTCGAGATCCGCGAGGAACCCGCGCTGGCGGATGCGATCGATTCCCCGCCGACGGTAGACGCGAGTGCCGGACTCTGGAGCTTTGCTGACTTGCTACCGGTCGAAAAACGCGTGACCCTGCAGGAGGGATTGACGCCGCTGGTCGACGCCGATCGATGGAACGCCTCGTTCAAACTCGAGTACGTCTCTCCCACTGGATCGTTCAAGGACCGCGGCGCAACGACAACGCTCTCGAGGGCCGTCGAACTCGGCGTCGAAACGGTGATCGAGGACTCCTCTGGAAACGCGGGTGCGGCGATCGCCACCTACGCCGCTCGCGCCGGGCTCGAGGCGGAGATCTACGTTCCCGCGGACGTCAAACCCGCCAAACTGCGGGCCATCGAACGCGCCGGCGCTCGCGCCATCGAGGTAACGGGGAGCAGACAGGACGTGACGGAGGCGTGTCTCGAGGCCGTCGCGGTGGGGGACGGATGGTACGCGAGCCACTCGTGGAATCCGGCGTTTTACGCGGGAACGATGACGTTCGCGTTCGAGATCGCAGCACAGCGAGACTGGGAGGTGCCGGACGCAGTCGTGCTCCCGGTCGGACACGGAACACTCTTTCTCGGCGCGTATCGAGGCTTTTCCCGGCTTGTGGACGCGGGGATCACCGACGAAATACCGCGCCTGCTCGGCGTGCAGGCCAGCGGCTGTGCACCCGTCGTTCAACGACTCGAGGGTGACACGAGCGGCGCCGAGACGGACGACGCTACGGAGAGCGGAGACGCCACCGAGACGGCCGCGACCCTCGCCGACGGCATCCGGATCGCCGAACCCGCCCGCGAGGACGAACTCCTCGAGGCGATCGAAGCGAGTGACGGGGACGCGATCGCGGTCGGCGACGAGACGATCGAAACGACGCTCGAGTCGCTTCAGGCCAGCGGCTTCAACGTGGAACCGACGAGCGCGGTCGCGCCCGCGGGGCTCTCCCGCTATCGCGAGCGGGGGATCGTCGAACCCGACGACGACGTGGTCGTCCCGCTGACCGGCAGCGGTCTGAAGTATTCGTAAGTGAGACTACAGACGGCACGCGGCTGGAATCCGGCACGTTCGGGCCCGAACCTGTTAAACCGCAAACAATCACTCTCGAGTCCGATAAACTCATACAAACAGGACAGTAATACCGGGTTATGAATCGTCGAAGTCTGCTCGCCGGAACGGCCGCCCTCGGGGTAACGAGCGTCGCCGGCTGTCTGGGGACGTTCGGAATGGACGAACACGAAGCGTCGCCCGCGAGCGTCGACGAGAGCGCCCGCCAGGAAACCGACTACGAACAGACCGGTGTTACGGAAGACACTATCGAACAATCGGTCGGCCTCGCGATATTCTCGCAGGACGTCTCGGTGACGAACTACATCACCGAACACGAAAAGCCAGTCACGGTCGGACCGCTCACGATGGACGGCGGCGGCGGGTTTCTCGTCGTGACGACGCCGCAGGCGAGCGTGCTCGGCCAGGAGCTCAATCCCGTCAGCGACATGTCGCCAAAGGAGCTTATCGAGCGCATCGAGGGCAACTACGCGGGGATGAAAAACGTCACCCATCAGGAAGACGAGAATGTCACGATTCTCGAGCAGGAGACGACCCAGTCCCGGTTCACCGCCGAGTCGAGTTACAACGGTACGAGCGTCGAGGTATCGATACACATCAGCGAGGCCGTCGAAACCGACGAGGATCACCTCGTGACCGTCGGCATCTATCCGAACGAACGTCGCGACGAGGAAGAGCCAAATATCATCTCGCTCATGGAGTCGGTTTCCGAGGCGTCGCCGGAAGACGGCGAGAGTCAGAACGAATCGGAGGAAAACAGCGGTGACGACGAAAGCGACGGAAGCAGCGGAGACGGCGAGACCGACGGAAACAGTAGCGACGACGGCGGCATTCTGTGAGTCGCGGCTGAGAACGGCGGAAACCGCGTTTCGGTCGAACCCGACACCCCTTTACTCGAGCCCTGAATACGGATCGGTATGTTCCTAGCCTTGCGCGAATCGGTCGAAGACGCCCTCGAGGGGGCGCTTTCGGCCCGCGGGTTCCCGACCGGGGATCTCGGCATCGAAGAGCCGCCCGAAGACGTCGACAGCGTGCTCGCCTCGAGCGTCGCCTTTCGACTGGCCGGCGAAGCGGGGGCACCGCCGCCGCAGGTCGCCCAGCAACTGGCAGAGGAGATCGACACCGACGAACTGCCCTACGTCGACCGCGTCGAAACGCAGGGACCGTATCTGAACTTCCTCCCGAACGAGGCCTACGTCGAGGCGACCGTTGAACGGGCGGCCGAACCGACCTACGGCCACCTCAAGGACCGCAAGGAATCCGTCGTCATCGAGCACACGAGCGCGAACCCGACGGGGCCGGTCCACGTCGGCCGCGCCCGAAACCCGATCATCGGCGACGCGGTCTCGAACCTCCTCGCGACGGCGGGCTACGACGTCGACCGCCACTACTACGTCAACGACGCGGGTCGACAGATGGCCGTCTTCACGTGGGCCTACGAAACCTTCGACGAGGACGACCTCGAGACCGAACCCGAACGCGACCGCATCGAGTACGATCTGGTGCGATACTACCGCAAGGGCAATGCCTACCTCGAGAGCGCGCCCGAAGCCGAGGTCGAAGCCGCCGAGGCCGAAATCGAGTCGATCATGCAGGGACTCGAAGCGGGCGATGAGGCGGCCTACGAGCGCGTCACCGAGGTCGTCGATCAGGTGCTCTCGGGGATGAAAGCGTGTCTCGCCCGACTGCCCGCCGAATTCGACGAGTTCGTCAAGGAGACGCGGTTCATGAAAGACGGCTCGACCGACGACGTCGTCGCCCGGCTCAAGGAACTCGACGGCGCGGTCTACGAGGAGGATGCCTGGCAACTCGAGCTCGACGAGCAGGGCATCGACAAGAATCTCGTCTTCCTGCGCTCGGACGGAACCTCGCTGTACCCGACGCGGGATCTGGCCCACCACGAGTGGAAACTCGAGAACTACGACCGGGCCGTGACCGTGCTGGGCGAGGACCACAAACTGCAGGCCAGCCAGATCCGGACGACCCTCGAGTTGCTCGGGACCGACACGGACGACCTTCGCCAGGTGCTTTACTCCTACGTCAACCTTCCCGAGGGGAAGATGTCAACCCGGCGCGGGACCGGCGTCGACCTCGACGATCTGCTCGACGAGGCCATCTCGCGCGCACGCGACGAAGTCGAGTCCCGTCTCGACGATCGCATCCGCGACGACGACTTAGACGACGACGACATCGAGCGCATCGCTCATCAGGTCGGTATCGGCGCGGTTCGCTACGATATCGTCTCGAAGCAGCCGACCAAGGCGATCACCTTCGAGTGGGAACAGGCCCTCGACTTCGAAGCCCAGTCGGCACCCTACGTCCAGTACGTCCACGCGCGC contains the following coding sequences:
- a CDS encoding DUF5786 family protein, which codes for MGFGSYDESEQQEVDADFDDDDAVESEQSHHDGTLEFENGASSDELLDRLAEIKDEDDDA
- a CDS encoding MBL fold metallo-hydrolase, giving the protein MEVHHVTEDAETFTCNAFLVRGDRTTLVDAGAWEGVVDEVRSHLEGESLDDIVLTHQHGDHVAELEAVCDAFDPDVYAYAAHSLRTHEIDDGDAVRIGDESFEVVYTPGHADDHVSLVSETTLFSGDVVVHDDGAFDYGSFGRTDMAGQSRERLIESLEELLSRLSNSVKHMYAGHGGVFHGDVTDVVETALERAEKREPKYPDE
- a CDS encoding 50S ribosomal protein L40e, with translation MASFDAAEKRMLEKMICMRCNARNSKGANRCRKCGYKKLRPKAKEARAA
- a CDS encoding DUF367 family protein codes for the protein MECHVYYEGDDDPDKCTARRLEKFDRAILHRSMRQVPYGVVLNPHAEQALSPADAEDGLGTLVALDCSWESAEEASFSMNGVHRALPFLVAANPINYGRPFQLTTVEALAGALRIFGEAEAAADLLEPFRWGETFLTLNEEPLDRYAACTDSSDIVAVQDDYLADE
- a CDS encoding Rieske (2Fe-2S) protein, whose protein sequence is MATSSDDLFEVASLEELEAEGRTLISRGGKALAVFAHEGEIRAVDNRCPHMGFPLAEGTVDDGILTCHWHHARFELSCGDTFDPWADDVQTYPVEVRDGTVYVDPTPEREKPPDEHWADRLEAGLAENLRLVLAKSTIGLLDAGVDYRSPVERTLEFGTQYREAGWSSGLTILGCMANVMDDVASEDRKRALYTGVRHVAIDCDGEPPTVSQPAFSTTDVSLERLKSWFRECIEVRDADGAERCLRTAVAAGYDEAAVAELVFAAATDHPYLSTGHVLDFANKAFETLEHVGWEHAPTTLASLVEPLATASRSDERSSWRQPVDLVALLEEVYGGDVTETSGLETLASAGGGTGSSWSPPEDFQPTLLGDDPEAIVDALADAVRAGATTEALAAEVVHAAATRVAQFGTANEFSDWNTVHHTFTYANAVHQSTRRTDAIELYRAVFDVAINVYLDRFLNTPPAPIPDPEENETGRDPDAILEDLLETFDAEGEVDRAGRLVAEFVACDGDADELKRTLGHGLLREDAGFHTLQNLEAAFEQFELARERGEDADRRWVPLIATARYLAAHFPTRREAEQTFTIAARLNRGETIHKSPSDSSTV
- a CDS encoding nuclear transport factor 2 family protein, which gives rise to MDGDALVRRYYDALDDHEYETLEGLLDPGFVQQRPDRTFESREAFVQFMREKRPNPDTSHDLVELVVDDDRGRIAARGRVLEGEQELFEFADFFELVGDSIVRLETYSR
- a CDS encoding RDD family protein: MTEQSAGYVGTQDDVILGRVGAFVLDYILSLILGMILGFGLAIALDSVAGVYLGMPIGLLGYYILLEGATGQTLGKRLAGVIVVSRDGSSITFRQALVRNLLRIVDGILSYAVGLVVMLVSDDRQRVGDHAANTLVVRSKR
- a CDS encoding methyltransferase domain-containing protein, which produces MTADLFGRAIRDHYLGERNEPLVDRNGSATRVHPIEEFYFGAVTGESDKQQWVDSWLDGPLLDMGAGVGSEALYWQEQYETVAIEISNLLVKTMRDRGVENAVQADMFSLPDSFERNQFASVHAKGTQVELAGSMQGLRRFLGDLAVITKPNATAVIDFHDPEHEDAGELFGYRDDPTRGLAYRLFHCEYEGAVGKTLLFRLFSPARLRDATIGTGWELSDIRRSNNGYHYRAALTRV